The segment TGGCCGAGATTCCTGCCGATCGCCATCTCGTTGCCTGCTCGAGCAGCGCCGAGCTGTCAAGGAGGTTCAGTAGGCGCGGCACCCAGAACAGCGAAGCGGCTGCGGCGAGCACGAGAAGTAGCGCCGCCCACGTTCCAGAAGCAGAAGTCCCCGGCCAGAGTATGCCATCCCATCCCCAGGGCAGGATGACTCGAAGCGGTTCAATAACCACCGTCAGCAGGGTTGCGCCAATAATGCTTGACGGCAGAATCCAGGGACGCCGGGATGTGCGTTGTCCAGCGAGCCAAACCGCGCAAGCAATGAAGGCAACGCTCGCGCACCCAATCACGAACCCCACTGCATCCAGCGGTGACGCCGCTCCGGCAGAAACCAGGACGCAGCTCACCAGTACGCCAAAAGCCATAAATACAGTCACGACAATGGAGGTCGAGATCGTGAACGGTCGCAGAAGTGTTCGGCTTCTTGCGAGGTCGGTGCTCGCCAACAGGGTGACGAAGAATGGCGACAGCGATACCGGTCCGCGTAGCTGCCCGAGGCTGGCGAAGCCGGCAAGGATCAGGCCGACCACGACACTGACCGCGGAACTCGAAGCAGGTGACTGCAGAAGGGACAGGACCGGCGGTTCGGTCAGGAGGATGATGATCGCGCGGATCAGGGGAATCCCGACGACCAGCACAATTATCCCTACCGCGTATGACGCAAAGCCGAGGTCTGCGATCCTCCTTGCGTCCTTCCGGTGGCGGTAACCGTGACGGACGGCGGCAAGACGGTCAGCCGCGGTTGCCATATACGCCTTCTGTGATGGACAGCACCTGGTCACTGACCGCGTCCACCAGCTGCTGGTTATGACTTGCCATCACAATGGTGGTGCCATTGTCGGCCAGGCCGCGCAACAGATCACTGACCATGTTCAGTCTCTCGCTGTCCAGACGCTGTTCCGGCTCATCGAGCAGGAGTACCTCGAATGACCGCGAGAGTGTCAGGGCCAAGGCAAACAACTGAGTTTGACCCGACGAGAGCTCGTGCGGGAACCGGGCGCCGAGCCGGGCGATTCCGAAATCGTGTAGGAGGCCGTCTACGCGCTCGTCAGCGACATCGAAATTCTGTCCCCAGGACGCTGCCACAAGTAGCATGTGTTCGCGCAATGTCAGGTTTCGCGCGAAAGCAGGCAGGCCAAGGAGTGCGGCCAGGCGGCCACGAAACTCGGGGATCCGCTCGTTCGGTGCGTTGCCGGCCACGGTAACCGTGCCCTCAGACGGCCGGCTGAGCCCGGTCAGCACCCGTAACAGCGTGGTCTTCCCTGCGCCATTCGAACCAGTCACCGCGAGCACCTGTCCGGCATCGATATCGAAGCTCACCGGCGCAAGAAGCACATGTCCGTCGATGGAGACACCCAGGCCGCTCGCTGAGATCAACGCGGTCATGCCGACGGGGTTCCGGCGGCAAGCAGAACCGCCAGCAACGGCACCACACGAGAGGCAGGGACCTCGAAATGCCCCCGTTTCGGAGAGGATAGCCATCCAGCTGCTGTCAGCTCTTTGAGATGGTGATAAACCTGTCCGCTCGTTCCCACTTCGACTTCTTCGGCGATCCGGGCGGCGCTGTTGGCGCCGTGCATGACGGCGTGCAGAATCCGTAATCGAACCGGGTTACCCAAAGCTGCCAGCCGACCGGCCTGCTCGGACCAATCGTCGGCGAGCAAGTCCGGTGCGGTCTGTGCGTACTGCCAGCGCACGACACTTCCGGCCGGCGTCGTCACGCTACCCGTGTACAACACGGCTCCCTTAGGCGCTCGGGCCTCCAGTCCGTCCAAAGCCCAGAACAGTTCGCCTTGCGTCGGCTGGGGGAGCGTCGCCTGACCGACGGCCTCCTGAGCGCTCAAACGGGCTACTGCTTCCTCAAGCGCCGAGAGTCGGGCCTCCAGATCAGTATCAGACATGGAAGCAAAT is part of the Saxibacter everestensis genome and harbors:
- a CDS encoding ABC transporter ATP-binding protein, which gives rise to MTALISASGLGVSIDGHVLLAPVSFDIDAGQVLAVTGSNGAGKTTLLRVLTGLSRPSEGTVTVAGNAPNERIPEFRGRLAALLGLPAFARNLTLREHMLLVAASWGQNFDVADERVDGLLHDFGIARLGARFPHELSSGQTQLFALALTLSRSFEVLLLDEPEQRLDSERLNMVSDLLRGLADNGTTIVMASHNQQLVDAVSDQVLSITEGVYGNRG
- a CDS encoding ArsR/SmtB family transcription factor; the encoded protein is MSDTDLEARLSALEEAVARLSAQEAVGQATLPQPTQGELFWALDGLEARAPKGAVLYTGSVTTPAGSVVRWQYAQTAPDLLADDWSEQAGRLAALGNPVRLRILHAVMHGANSAARIAEEVEVGTSGQVYHHLKELTAAGWLSSPKRGHFEVPASRVVPLLAVLLAAGTPSA